The stretch of DNA GTGAATTAATGTTTTGTTCGGtcactctttaaatatttttctctatttgaattcttcgattagttattctataattattcACATCATATTTTTATACGCTTCTCAAATTCACAAGCTTATTAAATGCATGCACAGTCTTTGACAATGATTCAAGAGATtacatttttaaattgattttataaacagcaacattcaaaataagttaataaaaatcttcaaatttGATCTCATCAAATAATTTCAAACTAATGActctatgcattaaatataaatgtatcataAATCTgcataaattgtaaaaaattaatttaaaatctacaaaatattGTCCTTATACAGTAGCCAGTGCAGGTTTTCAAGatctttgaaaacaaaacaaagtatTTGGGTAAATTTAACCTTGCTAACCCAAAGTCAGTTTAAATACCTGCCAAGGGGCTGAAAATGACAGTATTACCCCAAGGTCCAAGACCTTCCTAGCGCAAGAAAAAATCTTTCCTGTTTAGTTGTGCTTACCAGTTTGTATAATTTTTCCCATCATatgtatttatcatatgtttgCAATATAAGTTTTCAGTCTGATAACATAATTCTTTTATGGGGAGAATggaaatagataaaattgagaaaggaaatggggaatgtgtcaaaaagacaacaaccgaATCAAAGAGCACAAAACAGCCCAAGGctaccaatgagtcttcaacaaaGCAAGAATTGCTGAGAAATGTATGTTTATATTTCACGGCtttaatgtatataatatatacattaaaGCCATAAAATGAAAGGTTAATTTACAAGTACTTGTTTTAAATCGGCCATGaacaagaaaattaaaagttaaagacctctgaccttttcttttttaatttattattcaatATAATTACAATTCACTACACTAGGACAGAGTAGAAAAAGAGAAAGGGAACATGGTGAGCCTCCTTGGACAAAATAACATCACTGTACAAAAAGAAATTGTCAATTATTCAAATCTTTGTGGGTTTTTAAGTCACTTATTGTaaggatttaataaaaaaaaaaactaacttaaCATTCAAAAGGTGAAAATTGTATgtacaataataaaattaataccTCACAGTGGACCTCTGTGTCATTTGGGATCAAAATTGATACTGCACAGTGGACTTCGATATAGAAGTCACGTGAGAGATAAATTAATACCTCACAGTTGTATTCTGATATTGAAGAGATATGTTTACTTACATGTATGTAGAGCTAGATATACAGTCTGTGCCAAGTGGGAGTAAAATCAGAAATAAAAGAATGACTGGCTTGGAACAGAGGttacttttaaattttatttagccTAACTAGTAATATGTTTACCTGATCCATGATTGTggtcatgatcatgatcatgtttGAAGCATTTGTCTTTATGTCCACGACAATTACATGTAAAATCATCGTCATCTTCATCTGATGACTCTCCAAACATTTTTGGTTTCTCATAGACGCAACAAcctgaattaaaataaaagtttggaagagaaaatatataaaagaggAACAGTCTAGTAAATTGAACAAAACACATATCTTGGCTGTAATCATCAGGTAAATATACCTTAAAAAGTAAACTACTGGTAAGAACAcatacaaaattttcaatttaaaatacaaatactagGTGATATCCAACTTAAACTTAACTAAAAGCAATTCTCCAATTTGACTCATTTGATATTCTTGTACTtgaattaaattattattatttggcaTTATATAGTAATTGATTGTTATCATCATTCATCTAAATTGTTATCGTTGATTAAATTATGAAAACCttttagctacatgtacatgtatgcctaTGAGAACACTATGTCTAGTAATAGACTGACCCCCTGTCCCTTGGTTCCAGCACATATAAGTCAGCTACACATTATCTAACAGTGCACTGGACTGGACCTTGGTGACACATCCATTTAAttttaactttggtggatagttgtctcattggttttcataccacatctccttatttttataatcaaataattgttCTTCTTTCATTTGACCTACATTTCATAGACAcgattataaacatgataaaacaaactTACTGAGAATAAAGCTCCTTTTTCATATGAGACATTGATACAAACCTGACTCACTTGCAATTGACTTACAgtgcagtgtttctgttgttccgttattTTCcacttaaagttgatgtgtttcctttggtttttttattcataacctggatttgtttttgcGATTTATTACTATTGCGCAGCGGTATACTAAGTACTGTTGACTTTAATTAATTTACATtttacagatacatgtattatattacaAAGACAACTTTCTCAACTAAACATTGCTAAATGCTCTACTATTAATTGACTTACATTTGGACTTTTTCTTATTCAGATGTTCATTATCTACAGTTTCTGTACTCCACTTGACTTTCTTATCATTTTTAGGCTTTCTTAGCTTCAGGTGTAGTCTTGGACTGGGCTGATTCTGTAATCAAtgataatgaaattatatttgatatatctGTATTGTCATGATCAtggttaaccatgttaactacaaatgttcatatatatgtatatgagaTTGACAATTCTTTTCCTTCATAATTATTTGGGTgaaaaaattaccaaattacatgtacatgatgtataaatgtAAATCTACAAAGAAATTTCAGTTGATTGATAGTTGTTGGCTTTATGTCAAGTGACAAATAGTTCATGGATAATCAAGATGTATAGAGATAATAGAAAAAATTTTGAATATCTTCAAATTTTACAGATAATTTCCTCCagacaaaagaaatttaatactATCACTTGATCGGTAATTATTCCATATTCTCaaaactacatacatgtatacataatcaGCACCATActaattttaatcaaaacaaCAAGGTTCAAtggacacccaagctgtcaacaCATGGCCATTgttgacaaaaaaacaacaacaaacgaaaCTGGCATAAttaaaacaatgagaaaagtataatgattttattaagattttttattttaaaatgtctttttatgacacaaataaatatatacaaaaatactcTCAACTTTCTCACCAAtctgaaaatagaaatgaaacaTATTACGGTGTGAGTTACAAAACAGGGGTGCGTTTTTTAGTCCGCAAAATACGGTAAACAGTTATGCTACAAATTCACAACTCCCAGTTTTTGTCAACACATGAGGTTCTTATCTGTCAAATTATGAATAATTATCAGCCATGTAGGCATGTCAAAATAGAATCAAACCCGATGATAAACAACCAGCCAGTAGTGAGTTACACACTgtattataatttcattttaacctgtattaaaaagataaatataacacTGTCTGAGAATAGGCCTTCTTCACCTACCTGCTGTTATTAATCATTCATACTTTATACAAATTCCATTAATATTATCCTGATTCAAATCCATATGCCACCAAAtcctttgaatataaaaaaagatgtgctGTGATTACCAATGAGTcacctctccacaagagaccaaatgacacataaattaacaactataggtcacatttGAAGTCAATATTAgatttatattcattattttattatggGGTAGGATCGACTAGGGACCAGAGTGACATGGGACGAATAGACCTGGGACAGATCTACTTTGATTTTATTATGGGGTAGGATGGACTAGGGACCAGAGTGACATGGGACGAATAGACCTGGGACAGATCAACTTATGGCGGATCGATTTAAGGCCAGATCCGATCAGTTTGGGGTCAGAACTAACGGATATCTTTTCGATCCACGTCACAATTGAATTAGAATTAAAactaaaagtaaacaattacaggtcaaaatacggccttcaatacaCATATTATAGTCCCTAGCCGAATGGACAGTGGCCGAACTGGTAGTGAGGCCGAAACGACATGTGGACGAACTGGTAGTGACTGATGTAGCCAAAACAGTTCGAAAGCTCTGGCTCAACCTGTTTTTTaagaccaaggatttgtatagtgaatCCTTGCTTAGACTTAAATGAACAAATTTTTATAACGTCTCCTCAGATTGAAAGACAAGTCATAGTTTCATTTACCTCTTGAGTTTCAGTTGTTAAAACAACCGAAGGACTGGGTGCTTGGGCTGACGCCTCAGCCATTTACACAGGGCCTAGTCCTTCTTTACCGAACCTTCCGATGTTTGTTGATCTTTCTTTACCGATGACGAGTTATGGTTCTTAGTCATTTGGTGTAATCAAATTATGCATACGAAAACCGATCTTATAGCTAATTTTTAAACTAGCTTATCcttaaacaaaataattgataaatatatcaaataataataagcctaaatgtattgaaaattatgtagaatttatttttttggtttctgTTCTATGAGTGTGGTAAATTTAATCACGGAAATTAATCACTGTCGATACGACATTTATCTTGGTGTTTTAACGAATCAACTTCCTGTTTTGCTGTCAACCccttttttcttcttcatcaCCTGACAAACAAAATGATACACAGCCTTTTTATCATCAACAACAGCGGGTATTTTTTTCTCAGATAGCAAAACGAAACCTATTTTCTTATTGTATTCATAAACAGAATTCAGAACAGACAGGTTGTCAAAGTTCATCAGAGTGCCAACATGCcaataattaaattttgtctttgatatatttttatagtCAGTATCACAGGCACCTGTCTcagaatattttttctctcttatatacctttatataacacaagaTACTTAACTTgcgatttagaaaaatgtcagccGGTGGCGAAATTCTGTTAAATGCTGACTTCTCGGCTGTCAACCCAATTTAAACTTGGTagtcgtaaatctaaattgatttatcttcacaatggtgtataacacatCTACTTTTGGTGTTAGAATCATCTgtagcaatcctacccaagtatgtcaatcaTAATTATTTAGTCTCCAGACGATAGATTTGAAATAAACATGTCAGGTCTCTTTATGTATCTCGGTTTTCGTAATCATTGGTCAATTTTATGGGAAAGTCTAAATGATTCTCAGAGTTATCTGTCAGATCTTGTTTCATTTTATACGTAAAGTCAAGAGAGAGTCTGAATGACATTGACATCATGAGAAAATTTGTGTCTAAAAAAAGGAAATTTGTAACTTATTAAACTTGGAGACATACCTCAAATAACATTTGTTAGATATTTTTTCATGGTATCTGATAAAATTTTACTAACTGGGTGATAAGTTCTTTTCAGACAAAAACTAACAGTTTTCTGAAacaatttttatgatttaataatCATTTACTGCGAGTTCTGTGTTTCCAATTTGGCGTTGGTAGACAAAATAATTAtgattgacatacttgggtaggattCCTACGGATGATTCTGACATGATATACACCATtgtgaagataaatcaattttgatttacgacataacaagttttagtggggttgacagccaAGAAATCGGCATATAACAGAATTTCGCCCCTGGcttacatttttctaaatcgcgagtgaagtaccttgtgttatataaaggtacaaatgtatataagaaaaagaaaaaattctgagacgagtgcctatGGTCAGTATGATAATAAGTACACTATGTAAACCTTTAAAGTTGCAATTGTTCACGTTTCAAAACAAACTAATGGTTATAAAGAGTGCTGAACAGTCCCAAGCTGAGCACAAGCTTATacaaatgagaagatgtggtttgattgcaaatgaaaaaACTCTCCACAGGAGAtaaaaatgacatagaagttaactaTACAATTAAGGTCACGgtacgcccttcaacaatgagcaaaacccataccgcatagtcagatataaaaggccttgaaatgcTGACTGTAACATTTTCATTCTTCTGCTTCATACATgtacctgggaacagtatatcaaATATATGTTTCTGTTCATACTTAcctttattaaacaaaaaattctATATCACATATACAGAAAAAATTAcctatagtgttttttttatcaaaacattaacaGAACATTAGAAAAAAGGAAATAATGGACCCAAATGACCAATGCCAGACTGGTGTGGGTGTCTAACTGAAACTACATAAGGTCGAACTGTTTCATGACCGAAATGATGTGAAATCAAGTACTTACAATGTATATGCGAGTTGCACTGGTGTGTTCAAATTCAACTTGGTAATTTGGGTACTCCTGACATGCCTGAtgaaaataatgaatatttttttacaattttatatgttttattaaacTTTTGAAGAAAGTCTCAATAGAAACAGATATGATGCTAACTTTGAGTGATATTTTCAATGATTCtcgttttgatttattttcagtGATGTATTTATGGAAAAACATTGGAAAAGTGTAATACATAAATCTATATGTGATTACTTTTTTGAAGTCCAAAGCAAggtaagaaattaaaaaaaaaaaagtatggcTACTTGACATGCTTGATGGAAAAATTGTCTGCAaactgttgttttctttttttctcaaacaaatacaaattatttttcttatagGATTGTAATAGCATATTTTATCTGGTTTCTAGACTTacatgtcatataaaaaagaagatgtggtatgattgccaatgagacaactatccacaaaagaccaaaatgacacagacattaacaactataggtcaccgtac from Mytilus galloprovincialis chromosome 2, xbMytGall1.hap1.1, whole genome shotgun sequence encodes:
- the LOC143063898 gene encoding uncharacterized protein LOC143063898, with translation MAEASAQAPSPSVVLTTETQENQPSPRLHLKLRKPKNDKKVKWSTETVDNEHLNKKKSKCCCVYEKPKMFGESSDEDDDDFTCNCRGHKDKCFKHDHDHDHNHGSGQNEQPGPSS